One genomic window of Marinobacter adhaerens HP15 includes the following:
- the lolA gene encoding outer membrane lipoprotein chaperone LolA, whose translation MGQSFLKCLVTLVMAVLIAGPLSASEGSDSANELASLLKGYESYQADFIQIVVNENGNKVQETRGSLKAKRPGLFYWETSAPLSQFIVSDGETVEVYDPDLEQVTIHNLDDRVQSTPALLLSGEVDNLEDTYRVSGRQIGDNTLEFTLQPRSPDSLFTSLRLTFFKGELQEMRMQDSLAQLSVLSFDRIRLNEPVEAGAFTLDYPEGVDIIRDGA comes from the coding sequence ATGGGACAATCTTTTTTGAAATGCCTGGTCACCCTGGTCATGGCGGTGTTAATTGCCGGCCCTCTGAGTGCGAGTGAGGGCAGCGATAGCGCGAACGAGTTGGCCTCGTTGCTGAAGGGCTACGAGTCCTACCAGGCAGACTTTATCCAGATTGTTGTTAACGAGAATGGCAACAAGGTTCAGGAAACCCGTGGCTCCCTGAAGGCCAAGCGCCCCGGGCTGTTCTACTGGGAGACCAGTGCGCCACTGTCGCAGTTTATTGTCAGTGATGGCGAAACCGTGGAGGTTTACGATCCGGACCTGGAACAGGTCACGATCCACAATCTCGACGATCGAGTGCAATCCACACCCGCGCTTTTGCTGAGCGGTGAGGTGGATAATCTGGAGGATACCTACAGGGTGTCCGGTCGCCAGATTGGCGACAACACCCTTGAATTCACTCTGCAACCAAGAAGTCCGGACTCCCTTTTTACGTCCCTCAGGCTGACGTTCTTCAAGGGTGAGCTCCAGGAGATGCGTATGCAGGATTCCCTGGCACAGCTCAGCGTCCTGAGTTTCGACCGGATCAGGCTGAACGAACCGGTTGAAGCGGGTGCGTTCACCCTCGACTATCCGGAGGGTGTGGATATTATCCGGGACGGGGCCTGA
- a CDS encoding DNA translocase FtsK has translation MAESAKAKKAPQELTEKQQRFRRLAAQGAREGAVIALIALCIYLSMALVTFSPSDPGWASIGHDTSVQNYAGRTGAWLASLFMDFFGHVAYLFPVMIAGYALMLIRRRNDSLDLHWPLFMMRFGGFLLILLSATSLLSLYSVFGLGASSGGVLGTAVADAMVRFFNLPATTLLLIAIFLFALTVTTGLSWFWLMDQVGGLTLRTGLAIKGLFKGKPKSEKPEPKAEPKAEPPVVKDRVPAMDSKRQKADADKPRWWQRIPGFGPKKPKAPKPASKPETSRKEPALDGLSAEVDPEPARLESFSSRDEAPVANGKPAKPEASPQSAGRSLKISPFKKDEQPTQSKDKGNKQPSLLEDIESPIPPISLLDPPEEHKERGYSEESLEHMSRLLEEKLGDFGVSVEVVEVNPGPVITRFEIKPAPGVKVSKISNLAKDLARSLAVLSVRVVEVIPGKSVVGIEIPNEEREMVRLSEVLGARVFQESNSPLTLALGNDIGGNPMVANLSKMPHLLVAGTTGSGKSVGVNAMLLSMLLKAGPEEVRFIMVDPKMLELSIYDGIPHLLAPVVTDMKEAANALRWCVAEMERRYKLMASLGVRNLAGYNRKIKDARAAGEPLLDPFWKPDEYLANDEQERPELDTLPFIVVVIDEFADMMMIVGKKVEELIARIAQKARAAGIHLILATQRPSVDVITGLIKANIPTRMSFQVSSKIDSRTVLDQGGAEQLLGHGDMLYLPPGSGLPVRVHGAFVDDDEVHRVVSAWKARGEPVYVDDVLNGAEGESLPGVPNLSEGGGDSEGDALYDEAVAFVTEGRRVSISSVQRKFKIGYNRAANLVDAMEASGVVSAAGHNGAREVLAPPPPRD, from the coding sequence ATGGCCGAATCTGCAAAAGCGAAGAAAGCACCACAGGAACTGACAGAGAAGCAGCAGCGCTTTCGCCGGCTGGCCGCCCAGGGCGCTCGCGAAGGCGCCGTCATCGCGCTTATTGCCCTTTGCATTTACCTTTCCATGGCACTGGTTACCTTTAGCCCGTCAGATCCGGGCTGGGCCAGTATCGGTCATGACACCAGCGTGCAGAATTATGCGGGCCGCACTGGTGCCTGGCTCGCCAGCCTGTTCATGGATTTCTTCGGCCACGTTGCCTATCTGTTCCCGGTCATGATTGCGGGCTACGCGTTGATGCTCATCCGTCGGCGTAACGATTCCCTGGATCTGCACTGGCCACTCTTCATGATGCGCTTCGGTGGCTTCTTGCTGATTCTTCTCTCGGCAACCAGTCTGTTGTCACTGTATTCCGTGTTTGGTCTCGGGGCGTCCTCGGGCGGTGTCCTTGGAACGGCTGTTGCCGACGCTATGGTGCGGTTTTTCAACCTGCCGGCAACAACCCTGTTGCTGATTGCCATTTTCCTGTTCGCGTTAACGGTTACTACCGGTCTCTCCTGGTTCTGGCTGATGGATCAGGTGGGCGGTTTGACTCTCAGAACGGGCCTTGCCATCAAAGGCCTTTTCAAAGGCAAGCCCAAGTCGGAAAAGCCAGAGCCTAAAGCAGAACCGAAAGCTGAGCCACCGGTGGTCAAGGACCGTGTGCCGGCCATGGACAGCAAACGGCAAAAAGCAGATGCCGACAAACCACGCTGGTGGCAACGGATTCCCGGCTTTGGGCCGAAAAAGCCAAAAGCCCCGAAGCCCGCGTCGAAGCCAGAAACCAGTCGAAAAGAGCCCGCGTTGGATGGTCTCTCTGCCGAAGTTGACCCGGAACCTGCAAGGCTCGAAAGCTTCAGTTCACGGGATGAGGCTCCTGTTGCTAACGGGAAACCCGCCAAACCCGAGGCATCTCCTCAGTCTGCCGGACGGTCGCTGAAGATTTCGCCCTTCAAGAAGGACGAACAGCCGACCCAGTCCAAAGACAAGGGCAACAAGCAGCCTTCATTGCTGGAAGATATTGAAAGCCCGATTCCGCCGATTTCTCTTCTGGACCCGCCGGAGGAGCATAAGGAAAGAGGCTACTCCGAAGAATCTCTGGAACATATGTCACGGCTGCTAGAGGAAAAGCTGGGGGATTTCGGGGTATCCGTTGAAGTAGTCGAGGTCAATCCCGGCCCGGTCATTACCCGGTTCGAGATCAAGCCGGCTCCAGGTGTGAAGGTCAGCAAGATTTCCAACCTCGCAAAGGACCTGGCCCGCTCACTGGCGGTACTGAGCGTTCGGGTAGTCGAGGTGATTCCTGGCAAGTCTGTGGTCGGTATCGAGATTCCCAACGAAGAACGGGAAATGGTCCGGCTCAGTGAAGTGCTTGGCGCGCGGGTGTTTCAGGAGTCGAACTCACCGCTGACCCTGGCACTGGGTAACGACATTGGCGGCAACCCGATGGTTGCCAATCTCTCCAAAATGCCGCACCTGCTGGTGGCGGGGACCACCGGTTCCGGTAAATCGGTCGGCGTCAATGCCATGCTGCTCAGCATGCTGCTGAAGGCAGGCCCGGAAGAGGTCCGCTTTATCATGGTGGACCCCAAGATGCTTGAACTGAGCATCTACGACGGCATTCCGCACCTGCTGGCTCCGGTGGTCACCGACATGAAGGAGGCGGCCAACGCACTACGCTGGTGTGTCGCTGAAATGGAACGCCGGTACAAGCTCATGGCCAGCCTCGGGGTCCGTAACCTCGCGGGCTACAACCGCAAGATCAAAGACGCCAGGGCCGCCGGCGAACCATTACTGGATCCGTTCTGGAAGCCGGACGAGTACCTGGCCAACGACGAGCAGGAGCGCCCCGAGCTGGACACTCTTCCCTTCATCGTGGTGGTGATTGATGAATTCGCCGACATGATGATGATCGTCGGCAAGAAAGTTGAGGAACTGATTGCCCGGATCGCGCAGAAGGCGCGGGCGGCCGGTATTCACTTGATCCTTGCCACCCAGCGGCCATCGGTGGATGTAATCACCGGCCTGATCAAGGCCAACATTCCGACCCGGATGTCGTTCCAGGTTTCGTCCAAGATTGATTCACGCACGGTGCTGGATCAGGGCGGCGCCGAGCAGCTCCTGGGGCATGGTGACATGCTTTACCTGCCACCGGGTTCGGGCCTGCCGGTTCGGGTGCATGGGGCTTTTGTGGATGACGACGAAGTCCATCGCGTGGTGAGTGCCTGGAAAGCCCGGGGCGAGCCCGTGTATGTGGACGATGTTCTCAATGGCGCCGAAGGCGAGAGCCTGCCGGGCGTTCCCAACCTCTCGGAAGGAGGCGGGGATAGTGAAGGGGATGCCCTTTACGACGAGGCCGTTGCCTTCGTCACGGAAGGGCGCCGTGTTTCGATTTCCTCGGTACAGCGAAAATTCAAGATCGGGTACAACCGGGCAGCGAACCTGGTTGATGCCATGGAAGCATCCGGCGTGGTAAGCGCCGCTGGCCACAATGGGGCTCGTGAAGTTCTGGCTCCGCCGCCACCCAGAGATTAG
- a CDS encoding O-succinylhomoserine sulfhydrylase: protein MTFRREETVWIPESDLDGMSVDTLAVRAGQIRTGQLEHSDAIFPTSSFVYGSAAQAAARFGGEEPGNIYSRFTNPTVQAFEGRIAAMEGGERAVATASGMSAILSTCMALLKSGDHVICSRGVFGTTNVLFQKYMARFGVETTFVSLTDMEEWQASIRSETRMLFIETPSNPLCEVADMEILGQLARDNDALFVVDNCFCTPVLQRPLEQGADIVIHSATKYLDGQGRCVGGVVVGSEKMMEEVYGFLRSAGPTMSPFNAWVFQKGLETLPIRMRAHCDNALELALWLEQQPAVERVFYAGLQSHPQHELAKKQQTGFGGVLSFQLKGAREEAWRFIDGTRMISITANLGDVKTTITHPATTTHGRLSPEDKARAGITENLIRISVGIEAVEDLKTDLERGFQALRNESTDNV, encoded by the coding sequence ATGACTTTTCGCCGCGAAGAAACTGTCTGGATTCCGGAGTCCGACCTGGACGGGATGTCCGTGGACACCCTGGCCGTGAGGGCAGGGCAGATCCGCACCGGGCAGCTTGAGCACAGCGACGCGATATTCCCCACGTCCAGCTTCGTTTATGGCAGCGCGGCCCAGGCGGCGGCGCGATTTGGCGGCGAAGAGCCCGGAAACATCTACTCCCGGTTTACCAACCCTACGGTCCAGGCGTTTGAAGGTCGGATCGCCGCCATGGAAGGCGGTGAACGTGCCGTCGCCACCGCATCCGGTATGTCTGCGATCCTGAGCACCTGCATGGCGCTACTGAAGAGCGGCGATCATGTGATCTGCTCCCGGGGTGTGTTCGGCACCACCAACGTGCTGTTCCAGAAATACATGGCGCGTTTCGGGGTGGAAACCACGTTTGTCAGTCTGACGGATATGGAAGAGTGGCAGGCTTCGATCCGTTCCGAAACCCGGATGCTGTTTATTGAAACGCCGTCCAATCCGCTCTGCGAAGTGGCCGATATGGAGATCCTGGGGCAACTGGCAAGAGACAACGACGCCCTGTTCGTGGTCGATAACTGCTTCTGCACGCCGGTGCTCCAGCGCCCGCTGGAGCAGGGCGCAGACATCGTGATTCACTCGGCGACCAAATATCTGGATGGTCAGGGTCGCTGCGTGGGAGGCGTCGTGGTCGGATCAGAGAAGATGATGGAAGAGGTCTATGGCTTCCTTCGTTCGGCCGGCCCCACCATGAGCCCCTTCAACGCCTGGGTGTTTCAGAAGGGCCTGGAAACCTTACCAATTCGTATGCGCGCCCACTGTGACAATGCGTTAGAGTTGGCACTGTGGCTGGAGCAACAGCCGGCAGTTGAACGTGTTTTCTATGCCGGGCTCCAGAGTCATCCGCAACATGAGCTGGCGAAAAAGCAGCAGACCGGATTTGGTGGTGTGCTGTCGTTCCAGCTAAAGGGTGCGCGGGAGGAGGCATGGCGCTTCATCGATGGCACCCGGATGATCTCCATCACCGCAAACCTCGGTGACGTCAAGACCACGATCACCCACCCGGCCACAACCACTCACGGGCGACTATCCCCGGAGGATAAGGCGCGGGCCGGGATCACGGAGAATCTGATACGGATTTCCGTGGGGATCGAAGCCGTAGAAGACCTGAAAACCGATCTTGAACGCGGCTTTCAGGCGCTTCGGAACGAAAGCACCGATAACGTCTGA
- the purF gene encoding amidophosphoribosyltransferase → MCGIVGIVSTSNVNQSLYDALTVLQHRGQDAAGIVTFQDERFFLRKDNGLVRDVFHTRHMRRLVGNVGIGHVRYPTAGSSSSAEAQPFYVNSPYGITLAHNGNLTNADDLSKDLFRTDLRHINTNSDSEVLLNVFAHELQKLGKLDPTKDEIFSAVSAVHKRCRGAYAVIAMITGYGIVGFRDPNGIRPACYGERTDENGRKEYMIASESVALNAAGYTLVRDIAPGEAVYIETDGTLYTRQCAEQPHLYPCIFEHVYFARPDSIIDKVSVYKARLRMGETLAEKVLRETPDHDIDVVMPIPDTSRTSAMQMAHRLGVKFREGFIKNRYIGRTFIMPGQKMRKKSVRQKLNPIDLEFRGKNVMLVDDSIVRGTTCKEIVQMARDAGARKVYFASAAPPVRYPNVYGIDMPSASELIAHGRTVEQIRELIGADWLLYQDLEDLITCVSEVNDDIEGWECSVFTGDYVTGDVDEAYLSRIDGLRNDEKRSESAGGADGDNGIIDLHNDED, encoded by the coding sequence ATGTGTGGCATTGTCGGCATCGTCAGTACTTCCAACGTCAATCAGTCGCTCTATGATGCGCTGACTGTACTTCAGCACCGGGGCCAGGACGCGGCGGGCATTGTGACATTTCAGGATGAACGGTTTTTCCTCCGCAAGGACAATGGCCTGGTACGGGATGTTTTCCATACCCGTCATATGCGTCGTCTGGTGGGCAACGTGGGTATAGGCCACGTGCGCTATCCGACCGCCGGCAGTTCCAGCTCCGCCGAAGCCCAGCCGTTCTATGTGAACAGCCCCTATGGCATTACCCTTGCTCACAACGGCAACCTGACCAACGCTGATGACCTCAGCAAGGACCTGTTCCGGACCGATCTGCGCCACATCAACACGAACTCCGACTCGGAAGTGCTGTTGAACGTGTTCGCTCATGAATTGCAGAAGCTTGGCAAGCTGGACCCGACCAAGGATGAGATCTTTTCTGCGGTCAGCGCGGTTCACAAACGCTGCCGGGGTGCCTACGCCGTCATTGCCATGATTACCGGCTATGGCATTGTTGGCTTCCGGGACCCGAATGGTATCCGGCCTGCCTGCTACGGCGAACGCACCGACGAGAATGGCCGCAAGGAATACATGATTGCCTCTGAAAGCGTTGCCTTGAATGCTGCGGGCTACACCCTCGTGCGCGATATTGCCCCGGGCGAGGCGGTCTATATCGAAACTGACGGTACCCTCTATACCCGCCAGTGCGCCGAGCAGCCGCATCTGTACCCCTGCATTTTCGAACACGTGTATTTTGCCCGGCCTGACTCCATTATAGATAAGGTGTCTGTTTACAAGGCTCGTCTGCGCATGGGCGAAACCCTGGCGGAGAAAGTACTCCGCGAGACACCGGATCACGATATCGACGTTGTCATGCCGATTCCGGACACCAGCCGAACGTCGGCAATGCAGATGGCGCATCGTCTGGGGGTGAAATTCCGTGAAGGCTTTATCAAAAACCGCTACATCGGCCGGACATTCATCATGCCGGGCCAGAAAATGCGCAAGAAATCGGTCCGACAGAAGCTTAACCCGATCGATCTGGAGTTTCGTGGCAAAAACGTGATGCTGGTGGATGATTCCATCGTTCGCGGTACCACCTGCAAGGAAATCGTCCAGATGGCTCGGGATGCCGGTGCCCGTAAGGTCTATTTTGCGTCTGCGGCGCCTCCTGTTCGCTACCCGAACGTGTATGGTATCGACATGCCCTCCGCCAGTGAGCTGATTGCCCACGGGCGCACCGTAGAGCAAATCCGGGAACTGATTGGTGCCGACTGGCTGCTCTATCAGGATCTGGAGGACCTTATAACCTGCGTCAGTGAAGTGAACGATGACATTGAGGGATGGGAGTGCTCGGTATTCACTGGCGATTATGTGACCGGTGATGTCGATGAAGCGTATCTGAGCCGCATTGACGGCTTGCGCAATGACGAAAAGCGATCCGAAAGTGCCGGTGGTGCTGACGGGGACAATGGCATTATTGACTTGCATAACGACGAAGACTGA
- a CDS encoding CvpA family protein — translation MEALIWIDWVIIALITVSTLISLKRGFVREALSLVTWVGAFILARTFHPQMQSLLESTVETPLVRLIAAFAILFFGTLIVGAIINNMIGHLIRATGLSATDRVLGMGFGLLRGVVVVIVAIAFTRYTPLAQDTWWRTSIIIDRLAVVEDWSRRTLGDEFARFLGPAPENAPEPDSVTEQEGVEPASVSR, via the coding sequence ATGGAAGCGCTGATCTGGATTGACTGGGTCATTATCGCCCTGATTACAGTTTCCACCCTCATCAGTCTGAAACGGGGCTTTGTACGGGAAGCCCTCTCGCTGGTGACCTGGGTGGGCGCGTTTATCCTGGCCAGAACCTTCCACCCCCAGATGCAGTCCCTGCTGGAGAGCACGGTTGAAACGCCGCTTGTCCGGCTTATTGCTGCTTTTGCCATACTTTTCTTTGGAACGCTCATCGTCGGTGCCATCATCAACAACATGATCGGCCATCTGATTCGGGCCACCGGCTTGTCGGCCACCGATCGGGTGCTTGGAATGGGTTTTGGCCTTTTGCGGGGCGTGGTGGTGGTGATCGTTGCGATTGCATTTACCCGTTACACACCGCTGGCCCAGGATACCTGGTGGCGTACCTCGATCATTATTGATCGCCTGGCGGTGGTTGAAGACTGGTCCAGACGGACCCTGGGCGATGAATTTGCGCGCTTTCTTGGGCCTGCGCCTGAAAACGCGCCGGAACCGGATTCCGTTACAGAGCAGGAAGGCGTGGAACCCGCGTCCGTGTCCCGCTAA
- a CDS encoding SPOR domain-containing protein — protein sequence MDGLKQRIIGALVLVSLAVIFVPMLFDEPHSERTSTTIKIPEEPPFPEVEAPESELAPAPSYGLESSDSGLAAPSSAQEAGDSPGYRILEEAPGQDEMQDVTDSSDAAQPESGNAQESANEPAQTSEQTSENAATEAAEYERSLDGAWVVQLGSFGNADNARRLRDQVREKGYGSHLQEVVRGDTTLTRVFSGPFASKTEAESAKRALDDAFGLNSLVTSGEK from the coding sequence GTGGATGGACTGAAACAGAGAATAATCGGGGCGCTGGTACTTGTTTCCCTGGCGGTTATCTTTGTTCCCATGCTTTTTGATGAGCCTCATTCCGAGCGCACGTCCACAACCATCAAGATTCCGGAAGAGCCGCCTTTCCCTGAAGTGGAAGCGCCCGAATCGGAATTGGCGCCGGCGCCGTCTTACGGTCTTGAGTCCAGCGATAGCGGCCTGGCAGCACCCTCAAGCGCGCAAGAAGCAGGGGATTCCCCGGGTTATCGTATCCTCGAAGAGGCGCCTGGCCAGGATGAGATGCAGGACGTAACCGATTCGTCCGATGCTGCCCAGCCCGAGAGCGGCAACGCTCAGGAATCCGCCAATGAGCCGGCTCAGACATCTGAACAAACCTCGGAGAATGCTGCCACAGAAGCTGCAGAGTATGAGCGGTCGCTGGATGGCGCCTGGGTGGTGCAGTTGGGCAGCTTTGGCAATGCCGACAACGCCCGACGCTTGAGAGATCAGGTCCGGGAAAAGGGCTATGGCTCGCATCTTCAGGAGGTTGTCCGCGGCGACACAACGCTGACAAGGGTCTTCAGCGGGCCCTTTGCGTCAAAAACCGAGGCCGAATCGGCCAAAAGGGCTCTGGACGATGCCTTTGGTCTTAACAGCCTGGTGACCTCCGGCGAAAAATAA
- the folC gene encoding bifunctional tetrahydrofolate synthase/dihydrofolate synthase, whose translation MPLPSNPADQPPASPGAGATVDQWLTYLEAIHPTEIDLGLDRVLVVLRRLFRRKPSARIITVAGTNGKGSAVATVEALLRAAGRRTGAYTSPHLQRYNERVRLNGEDISDDALVSAFEAVEEARGKVSLTYFEFGTLAAFVAFADAGLDDWVLEVGLGGRLDAVNVLDADFAILTSVDIDHVAFLGDNREVIGFEKAGVLRPGIPSVYADSDPPRSVLQQVTAQKVELALLGRDYELVTEQQKGDDAPAVELRHKGQAIRLPAGPLPIKSVAAAVVAIRELEPNLPVPVIEQVLSGLSVPGRFERVGSAPDIFLDVGHNPHAAGWLSGQLSQLKSPGRRVHGVYGALADKDVAGVGRAMVDVVDAWYLAGLKVPRGLSGQDLQARLADSGIQATAFESVREALVSALAVADPNDLVVVFGSFFTVAEGREILLAGKVAGS comes from the coding sequence ATGCCCCTGCCGAGTAACCCTGCAGACCAGCCCCCGGCATCGCCGGGGGCTGGTGCCACCGTCGATCAGTGGCTTACCTACCTGGAAGCGATACACCCTACAGAGATTGATCTTGGCCTGGACCGGGTCCTCGTGGTCCTGCGGCGGTTGTTCCGACGAAAGCCGTCCGCCCGGATCATCACTGTGGCTGGCACTAACGGCAAAGGCAGCGCGGTTGCTACTGTTGAGGCGCTTTTGCGCGCGGCTGGCCGCCGGACTGGCGCCTACACCTCGCCCCATCTACAACGCTATAACGAACGTGTGCGTCTTAATGGTGAGGATATCTCCGACGACGCGCTTGTCAGTGCATTCGAAGCCGTCGAAGAAGCACGCGGCAAAGTCTCTCTTACCTATTTTGAATTCGGAACCCTTGCCGCTTTCGTGGCCTTTGCCGATGCGGGCCTCGACGACTGGGTGCTGGAGGTTGGCCTGGGTGGGCGGCTGGATGCTGTCAATGTCCTGGACGCGGATTTTGCCATCCTGACATCGGTGGACATCGACCATGTTGCCTTCCTTGGCGACAATCGCGAAGTCATCGGGTTTGAAAAGGCCGGTGTCCTTAGGCCGGGCATCCCCTCGGTCTATGCCGATTCTGATCCGCCCCGCTCGGTGCTTCAGCAGGTCACTGCGCAGAAGGTCGAACTGGCTCTGCTGGGGCGTGATTATGAGCTGGTGACCGAGCAGCAAAAAGGCGATGATGCTCCGGCGGTAGAGCTTCGCCATAAAGGCCAGGCGATTCGTCTGCCCGCCGGCCCATTGCCGATCAAAAGCGTGGCAGCCGCCGTGGTTGCCATACGCGAGCTTGAACCGAACCTGCCGGTACCAGTCATTGAGCAGGTGCTTTCAGGTCTGAGTGTACCCGGGCGTTTTGAGCGTGTTGGTTCCGCACCGGATATCTTCTTGGATGTTGGCCATAACCCCCATGCTGCCGGTTGGTTGTCTGGTCAGCTGAGTCAGCTAAAATCCCCGGGTAGACGGGTGCATGGTGTTTATGGTGCCCTGGCGGACAAGGACGTGGCAGGTGTGGGCAGAGCCATGGTTGATGTGGTCGATGCCTGGTATCTGGCCGGCCTCAAAGTACCAAGAGGCCTTTCCGGTCAAGACCTGCAAGCAAGACTGGCCGATTCAGGGATCCAGGCGACGGCTTTCGAATCCGTGCGGGAGGCGTTAGTTTCAGCATTGGCCGTGGCTGACCCGAACGATCTCGTGGTTGTGTTCGGTTCTTTCTTTACGGTCGCTGAAGGACGCGAGATTCTGCTCGCTGGCAAGGTAGCCGGAAGCTAG
- the accD gene encoding acetyl-CoA carboxylase, carboxyltransferase subunit beta, translating into MSNWLDKIMPSKIRSESKQRTGVPEGLWKKCPKCGAFLYKPELEKNLDVCPKCNHHLRVTARRRLEIFLDPEGREEVAAELEPWDRLKFKDSKRYKDRLSQAQKATGEKDALVAMKGTTLGVPLVACAFEFGFLGGSMGQVVGEKFVQAANVALKERIPLVCFSASGGARMQEAILSLMQMSKTAAVLERMKVEGIPYISVMTDPVFGGVSASLAMLGDLNIAEPNALIGFAGPRVIEQTVREKLPEGFQRSEFLLEHGAIDMILHRHQMRERIAHVLAKFTGQERPGTEDPIEFEVSEKPETDAPAE; encoded by the coding sequence ATGAGTAACTGGCTGGACAAGATAATGCCGAGCAAGATTCGCTCGGAGTCGAAGCAGAGAACGGGTGTTCCGGAGGGGTTGTGGAAGAAATGCCCCAAATGCGGTGCCTTTCTCTACAAGCCGGAACTTGAGAAAAACCTGGATGTTTGCCCCAAATGCAACCACCACCTGAGGGTGACTGCGCGTCGACGCCTCGAAATTTTTCTTGATCCGGAGGGTCGTGAAGAAGTTGCCGCTGAGCTTGAGCCTTGGGACCGATTGAAGTTCAAGGATAGTAAGCGTTACAAAGATCGTTTGTCCCAGGCGCAGAAGGCCACTGGGGAAAAGGATGCCCTTGTAGCAATGAAAGGCACGACGCTTGGGGTTCCTTTGGTTGCCTGCGCGTTCGAATTTGGATTCCTTGGTGGCTCCATGGGGCAAGTGGTCGGGGAGAAGTTTGTCCAGGCCGCAAATGTTGCCCTCAAGGAGCGTATCCCGTTGGTGTGCTTCTCAGCCAGCGGCGGCGCCCGCATGCAGGAAGCGATCCTGTCGTTGATGCAGATGTCGAAGACAGCCGCTGTGCTTGAGAGGATGAAAGTTGAGGGTATTCCCTATATCTCGGTGATGACGGACCCTGTCTTCGGTGGCGTGTCCGCCAGTCTGGCCATGCTGGGGGATCTCAACATTGCAGAGCCAAACGCATTGATCGGTTTCGCCGGCCCCCGGGTTATCGAACAGACGGTTCGTGAAAAACTGCCGGAAGGTTTCCAGCGCAGTGAGTTCCTGCTTGAGCATGGCGCGATTGATATGATTCTCCATCGCCACCAGATGCGCGAACGCATTGCTCATGTGCTCGCCAAGTTTACCGGCCAGGAGCGCCCGGGAACCGAAGACCCGATCGAGTTTGAAGTCTCGGAGAAGCCTGAAACCGATGCCCCTGCCGAGTAA
- the trpA gene encoding tryptophan synthase subunit alpha, with protein MSRIEGVLKALKGQGRKALIPYITAGDPHPDVTVDLMHTLVEAGADIIELGVPFSDPMADGPVIQLACERALVHGTSLRQVIAMVKEFRKSDDATPVVLMGYLNPMEAMGYERFADAAKDAGVDGILTVDLPPEEADEVAPLFTQRNLDAIFLLSPTTTDDRIRAISEHSSGYVYYVSIKGVTGSATINVEEVAAKVNHIHELTALPVGVGFGIRDAETAAAVGRVSDGVIVGSVLVDTIARNQADTDQLKRALTDLLHPMREALDSLAS; from the coding sequence ATGAGCCGAATTGAAGGGGTCCTCAAGGCCCTGAAAGGACAAGGTCGTAAGGCACTTATTCCCTATATTACTGCCGGTGACCCGCATCCCGATGTCACGGTAGATCTGATGCACACGCTGGTTGAGGCGGGGGCAGATATTATCGAGCTGGGGGTGCCGTTCTCTGACCCCATGGCAGACGGCCCGGTAATCCAGCTTGCCTGTGAGCGGGCCCTGGTGCACGGTACCTCGCTGAGGCAGGTGATTGCCATGGTCAAGGAGTTCCGCAAGTCAGACGACGCAACTCCGGTGGTTTTGATGGGCTACCTGAACCCGATGGAAGCCATGGGCTACGAGCGTTTTGCGGATGCGGCCAAGGATGCTGGCGTAGACGGCATTCTGACCGTTGACTTGCCACCGGAAGAGGCCGACGAGGTTGCTCCGCTGTTCACCCAGCGAAATCTCGACGCCATCTTCCTGCTTTCACCAACCACGACCGATGACCGGATCCGGGCAATCAGTGAGCACTCCTCCGGTTATGTGTACTATGTTTCTATCAAGGGTGTGACGGGATCGGCCACCATCAACGTGGAAGAGGTAGCTGCCAAGGTGAATCATATTCACGAACTGACAGCTCTCCCGGTGGGTGTCGGTTTCGGTATTCGTGATGCGGAAACTGCCGCGGCGGTCGGTCGGGTATCCGATGGTGTAATTGTTGGCAGCGTCCTGGTCGATACAATAGCCAGAAATCAGGCAGATACCGACCAGCTCAAGCGGGCATTGACGGATCTGCTCCACCCGATGCGTGAAGCACTGGACAGTCTCGCCTCCTGA